One Panthera leo isolate Ple1 chromosome B1, P.leo_Ple1_pat1.1, whole genome shotgun sequence DNA window includes the following coding sequences:
- the CHRNA2 gene encoding neuronal acetylcholine receptor subunit alpha-2, which yields MGPSHSAVLSAMRLGLWWLLLSPAGSAQQTSHTQAEDRLFKHLFRGYNRWARPVPNTSDVVIVRFGLSIAQLIDVDEKNQMMTTNVWLKQEWNDYKLHWNPADFGNITSLRVPSEMIWIPDIVLYNNADGEFTVTHMTKAHLFSTGTVHWVPPAIYKSSCSIDVTFFPFDQQNCKMKFGSWTYDKAKIDLEQTEQTVDLKDYWESGEWAIINATGTYNTKKYDCCAEIYPDVTYYFVIRRLPLFYTINLIIPCLLISCLTVLVFYLPSDCGEKITLCISVLLSLTVFLLLITDIIPSTSLVIPLIGEYLLFTMIFVTLSIVITVFVLNVHHRSPRTHTMPHWVRVAFLGCVPRWLLMNRPVPPLEPCDPPDLKPSSSHYWLETNVDAEEEKEEEDRWGWAAHLSPSMGVLRGHGGLHQGASGPRVEVQLQEGGLLLSPRIQKALEGVHYIADHLRSEDADSSVKEDWKYVAMVIDRIFLWLFIIVCFLGTIGLFLPPFLAGMI from the exons ATGGGCCCTTCCCACTCTGCAGTCCTGTCCGCGATGAGGCTCGGTCTGTGGTGGCTCCTTCTGAGCCCAGCAG GGTCAGCACAGCAAACCTCTCATACCCAAGCCGAGGACCGACTCTTCAAACACCTCTTTAGGGGCTACAACCGCTGGGCACGGCCAGTACCCAACACCTCAGACGTGGTGATCGTGCGCTTTGGGCTGTCCATTGCCCAGCTCATCGATGTG GATGAGAAGAACCAAATGATGACCACCAATGTCTGGCTAAAGCAG GAGTGGAATGATTACAAGCTGCACTGGAACCCGGCCGATTTCGGCAACATCACATCCCTCCGGGTCCCTTCCGAGATGATCTGGATCCCTGACATTGTCCTCTACAACAA TGCAGATGGGGAGTTTACGGTGACCCACATGACCAAGGCTCACCTCTTCTCCACGGGCACTGTGCACTGGGTGCCCCCCGCCATCTACAAGAGCTCCTGCAGCATCGACGTCACCTTCTTCCCCTTCGACCAGCAGAACTGCAAGATGAAGTTTGGCTCCTGGACGTACGACAAGGCCAAGATCGACCTGGAGCAGACAGAGCAGACGGTGGACCTGAAGGACTACTGGGAGAGCGGCGAGTGGGCCATCATCAATGCCACGGGCACCTACAACACCAAGAAGTACGACTGCTGTGCCGAGATCTACCCCGACGTCACCTACTACTTCGTCATCCGGCGCCTGCCCCTCTTCTACACCATCAACCTCATCATCCCCTGCCTGCTCATCTCCTGCCTCACGGTGCTTGTCTTCTACCTGCCCTCCGACTGTGGCGAGAAGATCACTCTCTGCATCTCCGTGCTGCTCTCGCTCACTGTCTTCCTCCTGCTCATCACGGACATcatcccctccacctccctggtCATCCCGCTCATCGGCGAGTACCTGCTCTTCACCATGATCTTCGTCACGCTCTCCATCGTCATCACGGTCTTTGTACTAAATGTCCACCACCGCTCCCCCCGCACCCACACTATGCCCCACTGGGTGCGGGTGGCCTTTCTGGGCTGTGTGCCCCGGTGGCTTCTGATGAACCGGCCTGTGCCCCCCCTGGAGCCCTGTGACCCCCCAGATCTGAAGCCCAGCTCCTCTCATTACTGGCTGGAGACCAACGTGGATgcggaggaggaaaaggaggaggaagacagatggGGGTGGGCAGCTCACTTATCCCCCTCCATGGGTGTCCTCCGTGGCCACGGTGGTCTACATCAGGGGGCCTCAGGGCCCAGGGTGGAGGTCCAGTTGCAGGAGGGCGGGCTTCTGCTGTCACCTCGCATACAGAAGGCACTTGAAGGTGTGCACTATATTGCTGATCACCTGCGATCTGAGGATGCTGACTCTTCG GTGAAGGAAGACTGGAAGTATGTGGCCATGGTCATTGATAGGATATTCCTCTGGTTGTTTATCATCGTCTGCTTCCTGGGGACCATTGGACTCTTTCTCCCTCCATTCCTGGCTGGAATGATCTGA